From the genome of Pseudomonas sp. AB6, one region includes:
- a CDS encoding DoxX family protein, whose protein sequence is MTDLSKRERTRSILRGVVAVFYFTAGIFHLYATDGFVGIVPDWVPYPHATVIFTGLCELIGAVALLTQRFRKLAGVMLALYAVCVFPANIKHAIDHLPINEMVLGWWYHGPRLAFQPVLVWVALFSGAVVDWPFRGRNEVDG, encoded by the coding sequence GTGACCGATCTCAGCAAACGCGAGCGCACTCGTAGCATCCTGCGCGGGGTGGTCGCGGTGTTTTACTTCACCGCTGGCATCTTTCACCTGTACGCCACCGACGGCTTCGTCGGCATCGTGCCCGACTGGGTGCCCTACCCGCATGCCACGGTGATTTTCACGGGTTTGTGTGAACTGATCGGGGCTGTTGCGTTATTGACCCAACGCTTTCGAAAACTTGCCGGAGTCATGCTGGCGCTATACGCGGTGTGTGTGTTTCCGGCGAACATCAAACACGCGATTGACCATCTGCCGATTAACGAAATGGTACTGGGATGGTGGTATCACGGCCCTAGGTTGGCGTTCCAGCCGGTGTTGGTGTGGGTAGCGTTGTTTAGCGGGGCGGTGGTGGATTGGCCGTTTAGGGGGCGAAATGAGGTCGACGGCTGA
- a CDS encoding sigma-54 dependent transcriptional regulator, which produces MTSASDTPSDLPTILVVDDELRSRESLSRVLNPEFEVLLADSALEARKLLEQHSVSVILCDQRMPGMSGIEFLKEARERWPQAVRIVLSGYTDSEDIINGINHAGIYQYLLKPWLPDHLLSTVRSAVESQSLQNHMQRLDLELRAGTPVLRRRSQEALTRVREAFDFSRIVRAAGGPLDAICEMAARVARYDLSVLLLGESGTGKELLARGIHYASPRAANAFVMENCAALPDTLLESELFGHKRGAFTGAHQDHIGLFQRANGGTLLLDEIGDTSPAFQVKLLRVLQEGELRPVGASSTVRVDVRVIAATHRDLEEDVRTGRFRSDLYYRLAGVSLALPPLRERSADVLPIAKKLLDDARLELDLPGLNFASDAMANLIGYSWPGNIRELRNEIYRAAALSDGAQINARSFSWRVLQGQARLALAASLPTSSSTGTLQEQLDAIEATLLKESLLRHRWNKTHAARELGLSRVGLRQKLRRFGLEES; this is translated from the coding sequence ATGACTTCGGCCTCTGACACGCCATCCGACCTGCCGACAATTCTTGTGGTGGACGATGAATTGCGCTCGCGAGAATCGTTGTCGCGGGTGTTGAACCCAGAGTTTGAAGTACTTCTGGCGGACTCGGCGCTTGAAGCGCGCAAGCTGCTCGAACAGCATTCGGTGTCGGTGATTCTTTGTGATCAGCGCATGCCGGGCATGAGTGGCATTGAGTTCCTCAAGGAAGCCCGAGAGCGCTGGCCGCAAGCGGTGCGGATTGTCCTCTCCGGCTACACCGATTCAGAAGACATCATCAACGGCATCAACCACGCCGGAATTTATCAGTACCTGCTGAAGCCCTGGTTGCCAGACCACTTGCTGAGCACAGTACGTAGCGCGGTTGAAAGCCAGTCGCTGCAAAACCACATGCAGCGACTTGATCTTGAGCTGCGCGCCGGTACGCCAGTACTGCGGCGGCGTAGCCAGGAAGCCCTTACTCGGGTTCGCGAGGCCTTCGATTTTTCACGGATTGTGCGCGCCGCTGGCGGCCCGCTGGACGCGATTTGTGAAATGGCGGCGCGTGTTGCCCGCTATGACCTGTCGGTGCTGCTGCTGGGCGAGTCAGGCACTGGCAAAGAGTTGCTGGCTCGCGGCATCCACTATGCCAGCCCCCGCGCCGCCAACGCGTTTGTCATGGAAAACTGTGCGGCGTTGCCCGATACCCTGCTGGAGTCCGAGCTCTTCGGGCACAAGCGCGGCGCCTTTACCGGCGCTCATCAAGATCATATCGGGCTGTTCCAACGCGCCAATGGCGGCACGCTGTTGCTCGATGAAATTGGCGACACCTCTCCAGCGTTTCAGGTCAAGTTGCTGCGGGTTCTGCAGGAAGGCGAGCTACGCCCCGTCGGCGCATCCAGCACGGTGCGGGTTGATGTGCGGGTGATTGCCGCGACCCACCGCGATCTGGAAGAAGACGTTCGCACCGGGCGCTTTCGCAGCGATCTTTATTACCGACTGGCGGGCGTCAGTCTGGCGCTGCCGCCGCTTCGCGAACGCAGTGCTGATGTTTTGCCGATAGCCAAGAAGCTGCTTGACGACGCCCGTCTGGAGCTCGACCTGCCGGGGCTGAATTTTGCCAGCGATGCCATGGCCAACCTGATTGGCTATTCCTGGCCCGGCAACATTCGCGAACTGCGTAACGAGATCTACCGCGCCGCAGCTCTGTCCGACGGCGCGCAAATCAATGCTCGCTCGTTCTCTTGGCGGGTACTGCAGGGTCAAGCCCGGCTTGCCCTGGCCGCCAGCCTTCCCACTTCAAGTTCGACCGGCACCTTGCAAGAGCAACTCGACGCCATTGAGGCCACACTGCTAAAAGAGTCGCTATTGCGTCATCGTTGGAACAAGACCCACGCGGCACGTGAGTTGGGTCTGTCCCGCGTAGGATTGCGCCAGAAGCTGCGCCGCTTCGGGCTGGAGGAGTCGTAA
- a CDS encoding HupU protein, whose amino-acid sequence MEGKAFNVLWLQSGGCGGCTMSLLCADTQDFAGMWRNAGIELLWHPSLSLESGDEMLDILNDCLQGRTRLDALCIEGSLLRGPNGTGRFHMLAGTGRAMIDWVRDLAEVAEYTLGIGTCAAYGGITAAGNNPTNACGLQYDGHRIGGLLGADFRSRRGLPVINVAGCPTHPGWVTDTLMALAAGLFVESDLDILARPRLYADQLVHHGCTRNEFYEYKASAEKPSDIGCMMENLGCVGTQAHADCNTRLWNGEGSCTRGGYACINCTAPGFEEPGHAFNLTPKVAGIPVGLPTDMPKAWFVALSALSKSATPKRVKLNATADHQLIAPIVRLPRR is encoded by the coding sequence ATGGAAGGTAAAGCGTTCAACGTGCTTTGGCTGCAATCGGGCGGCTGCGGTGGCTGCACGATGTCATTGCTGTGCGCCGACACCCAAGACTTCGCTGGCATGTGGCGCAATGCCGGGATTGAGCTGCTCTGGCATCCCTCGCTGTCGCTGGAAAGTGGCGACGAAATGCTCGACATCCTCAACGACTGCTTGCAGGGCCGTACCCGTCTGGATGCGTTGTGCATCGAAGGCTCGCTGCTGCGCGGGCCCAACGGCACCGGGCGTTTTCACATGCTGGCCGGCACCGGTCGGGCAATGATCGACTGGGTCCGGGATTTGGCCGAAGTCGCCGAATACACATTGGGCATCGGCACCTGCGCTGCATATGGCGGAATCACCGCTGCCGGCAACAACCCCACCAATGCCTGCGGCTTGCAATACGATGGGCACCGAATCGGTGGCTTGCTGGGCGCCGACTTCCGCTCACGCCGAGGTTTGCCGGTGATCAACGTTGCCGGGTGCCCGACGCATCCGGGCTGGGTCACCGACACGCTCATGGCTTTGGCTGCGGGATTGTTCGTCGAGTCTGACCTGGACATCCTCGCGCGGCCGCGGCTTTACGCTGATCAGTTGGTTCATCACGGTTGCACCCGTAACGAGTTCTACGAATACAAGGCCAGTGCCGAGAAGCCGTCGGACATTGGCTGCATGATGGAAAACCTCGGCTGCGTTGGCACTCAGGCCCACGCCGATTGCAACACGCGCCTGTGGAACGGTGAAGGTTCCTGCACCCGGGGCGGTTATGCCTGCATCAATTGCACGGCGCCGGGCTTCGAGGAGCCGGGGCATGCGTTCAACCTAACGCCCAAAGTGGCCGGAATTCCCGTCGGCTTGCCAACTGATATGCCCAAAGCCTGGTTTGTCGCCCTGTCTGCGTTGTCCAAGTCGGCGACGCCTAAACGGGTCAAGCTGAACGCCACGGCCGACCATCAACTCATCGCCCCCATCGTGCGCCTTCCACGGCGCTAG